One genomic region from Streptomyces venezuelae encodes:
- a CDS encoding SPOR domain-containing protein yields MSDSGAVLPWLVIRQDDNGNRYRVGRYATRDEAQKIADSLDDRGHKQLYWVERIGTPAL; encoded by the coding sequence ATGAGTGACAGCGGCGCTGTTCTTCCCTGGCTTGTCATACGGCAGGACGACAACGGCAACCGCTACCGCGTGGGGCGGTACGCGACCAGGGACGAGGCCCAGAAGATCGCGGACAGCCTGGACGACCGCGGCCACAAGCAGCTCTACTGGGTCGAGCGGATCGGCAC